From the genome of Malus sylvestris chromosome 13, drMalSylv7.2, whole genome shotgun sequence:
ATCGAAATACCATGTCGTCGTCTTGATGATATACAGACTGTTGTGTCTGATTTGTATGCTATTACTTGTTCAACTCATCACGGCTTCAAGAGCTTCGGCCCTGTATTTGAAGTTATCCATGCCGCAACCACATCCACAAGCAGGCCTACGTCTTTAGATGCTTCTGCACGAAGTACCTTCGAGTCTACACCCCATGTGCTGCCTACTTCTTTAGCAACTGTCTCCCATGGTGTCCCGACAGTGAGATTGGCCAACATCTCACTCCCACGATTTACTGCGTCTGCCATTGCTGGAGGCACATCCGGGAGCGTCTACATGATAGAAAGATTATTTATCTAAATTGGTTCTCTTTTAGAGATGGATCAAACTGGGGCTGCACTCGGTGAATCTAAGCATATATTTGAAAAACAGATGTCAAAAATAAAAGCTACGGAGGTTTATTCCCCACTAAATGGTTGGCACAAAATTCACCTGTTGCAAAGGAAGTCCGTGATCTCCAGGTAACAAGCGAATCGACATGTCTAGCATAGAACTGATGGCTGAATCTGAACTTAGCAACTCTGCCAATGTTGAAGTCTCATCAATCATATCATCCTTGAACTTCACCAGTAGATTCCTGGAAATACCATAGTATGATTTTACCTGAAAAATGCATCAATAGAGCGAAATTTAAGTGGTATACCTTAACTACAAAGGGAAAGTTAATACATTTGACTAAATATCATATAATCATGTAATTAAGAAGCACAGAAGCAATTTGTAAACAATTGATAGGTTTGCTTACAAGTTGCCGAGTTTCTTCAGGTTTTGGAGCAAAATCTTCTCTTCCTTTGACCAAGTCCATATACAGTGGAGGGAGCTGCTCAACTAAAGGAAGAACTTGCTTCATGATGGGAGGGCTAAGGTTTTCAAATTGCTTCAAAGTCATTTCTGCCTGCAAGCATTTCAATGTCCGAGTTTCTTTGTTACTAATCATATTAATTGCTAGAAATGAACAATGGAATTCTTCAATGAGATGATTATATAATCAAGCTTATGCATCATGGtttaaaactaaaataatcatGTATGTACAAATTTACAACACATTAAATTTAGAAGTCTCACCCCTAGGCGGACTGTCGGTGATGATGCAATCTGTGATAAAATTGGTCCAAGGCCTTGAGCAACTGGAACGAGAACAGGTGAGAACAGAGGAATAGCTGAGCTTGCCTCCTGTCAAATTAAGGAATCAATCTCAAATTTTATACAGCAACAGTTTAAAAAACCATATACGGTGTCATTAAGCATGTGTTTAGAACTGTTATCTTTTTGTCTCGTTTTATAAGTAAATATGGTGCACCTGAGGTGGCCATGGGATGTTAAGAGATGGCGTACCATTCAACTTGGTCACGGTAGATAAAGTAGGCAAAAAGAAGGGGGCATATAACGGATGTGCCATCACTTTTCCTTCTATAGAATTTATGAGCTGAAATGTTGGATCTCTAAATTTTCTCAACGAAGAGAGAGTTCACTTCTTATCTCAGTTTCTTCTCTTCTCACCAAGTATTGACATGTATACTAACGAATTCAGGAAGTTAAATACCTTGTTATTGAATGCCATCAGCACATTCCCAtttctttgaacagcatatCTTGAACCTGACCAACCATTCGGCCACCAACGTAATGAATTTCTAAAACCCCAAAGATTTGCACTCTTAAGAGCAGTTTATTAGGGGAAAACTAAAAAATGGCAATACCGATTAAAAGGTGGATGACAGATCCCAAAGAATGGCCAATGCCGAAAGTAGGAAGATCTTGAACCTGTACAATCAAGCATCTCAGGTttttattgaccaaaaaaaaaaaagcatctcAGGTTTTTAGTGGAGGAAGAAAATTAAGCAGAACTAGAAACATACAGATTCTGAAgacaagaaataaaaaacacaCCGTCTCTTTAAGAAACCGATAGCACctatcaaatttgaattgggTTTCATCTGCAATGAAGAAGTGATCAAATCCACTAGCATATGGTGTTGCAATCACCAAAATACCCCTACAACACAAAAATGGCTGAatcatattttcttctttctcaaaAGCAGAAAACTCCATCAAAACCAATAGTAGTTAGACAAAGACCAAATACAACTTTCTATTAAAAGAAATCGGGGCTGCATATAAGCTGTATTAGCACGATACAAACTACAAAAGTTAATTACCAGACAACCAAAGTTTTAACTGAATCTCACTTTTCTGAGAGGCGCTCAAGAAACAAACGGTAGGTAAGCTGAGGGGCAGCTCCAACAAAAACACCACCAATAAAATGTACAACGGCCTTGGGTTCTGAGTTTCTCGGTTTGAGAACCCATGCTCCCTGAAATAGAGAACGATAGATACGTTTAGTAAGGTTATAAAGAATATCCTTACCCCAGAAAAGAAACCTACAATAGATAGAGTACAAACATATTTGGCTGCTTTTCAATCCGTGTCTAACATATACTCTTTATTCCTTGAAAAAGGTTTGTAGGCTTCCAAATTAGAGCCTTATGAAATGCTCGAGAAAGTTTCTAGGATTAACAATTGTAGCCACTACCAGGTTTACTCATCATTCATTTTGAATGGTCATGATGGGTGCGAACTTGAATAAGTTGCATTTTGAGGCGAATAAGGAAGCAGAAGCCACTAAGCAAGGATGACCAAGTAAAGAAGAAACTCTCAGGCTGCTTAAGTCCTTACTAATGAGAGCATCATTTGTTCAGGGTGTTTGACATACATTGTTTCCTTGCACAGTTTTATCATTCTAAATCTTGCTTTTGTAACTCGAAACAAAGAACAAAACTTACTACGCAAATTCGATCAAGTTTTCGATCCACCATGCATATTTGATCTAGTTTCATCTCAAAGCTATATCCATCCAGAAATCACTTGCACAATAGATTTTTAACTAAATAAACACCCGGAAGTGGTTCCGGATACAGAATTAATCTCGGATAAACATAActgaagaaaatttgaaatcctGTGCCGGTCGACAAatctgaagaaaaaagaaaaaaaagaaaaaagaccaGCATGAAATGATACCTCAACTTGATTCCAGTCTCCTGTACCATCCCAACGACCTTGGGATTGCCTCACAGTCTCTGTAAGTAACCTACAagcacataaaaataaaaataacacccGAGAaagcgatattctaaactactctaattcAGCGGAATTCAAACCCGGGATGCAAGGGGGCAGTCGCACACACTGCCCCGAACAACTCACCTCTCAATCTCAGAATAGAGCTGAATCCCAGTTGGTTGTGGACCCTGTGGACTTGGTGGTTGTGATTGTCTCCTGGTGGTTTCGTCGTCGTAGTTGCAGCAAATCCTACTCCGACGACGGCGTTGAGAATTCGGGAGGCTGAGGACGCGGCTCTGCTGCTGAATCAGCAGCCGCTTACTGAACGATTGATGAGGGTGGAGATTGGGATGGGGCTGCGGACTCCTCACCCAGCAACTGGCCATGCTTTTCCTGCTCAAAGGCTTCAAATTTTACCGACCCAAATGCAAAAGCTTCGATCTTTTGCTTCAAATTCCACTCTATTTTTGTCGCTCTTGTTCAATTGGTCAGCTGCTTGCCATCATCTTCTTTCTTCAGAATTTCAATCAgtacaaaaattgaaattgatgATGTGGCCCAACCTGAAGCCCACACCATCCAAACGTCACCGTTTCCTTCAGCTCTTTACAAGGTCCAACAACGAACAAAGTTTTGTACTTAAAGAAGACAGCTTtgtctgtctgtctgtctgAAAAAATAGTTTTCCTTCCCAAGTTTGGAACAAGAGACCAAGAAGATGCGTACTCTGTACTTATCACTGAAGAAAATGCCCAAGTTCAAACGCCGGCTGCTCCTGGCGGCGCTGCTTGCGCTGGCCGTCTCCTCCGCCTCATGGTTCTCCATCTTCCTCCTCCAGTTGTCCGAACAAAAGAGCCATAATTTGGGTCTGTCAGCTCCTCTTCCTCCAGATTCAGGCCCTTACCACGACTGGCGTCTCTTCGCCGCCGATTTCCGAGAAATGCTCCAAACCTTCCAGATTTACGTCTATCCCACCAATTCCAACAAGTCCgatcctccttcctcctccgcCTCATTCGCTTCCTTCGCCGCCGTCTTCCTCCCCCACCCCAACCCCTTCAACCCGAAGCTCGGAAACTACTTCAGCGAGCACATGTTCAAgatctctctcctctccagcTCCCTCGTCACCACCGACCCACAAAAAGCCCACCTCTTCTTCCTCCCATTCTCCGTTAATCTCCTCCGCAACGACCCCCGAGTCCACTCCGAGTCCTCCGTCGCCGAGTTTGTCGCCAAATACACTGCCGCCGTCGGCCGAGACTTCAAGTTCTGGAACGCCTCCTCTGGATCGGACCACTTCTACGCCTGCTGTCACTCTGTTTGCAGAGAGGCCGCCGCTAAACATGCCGGGCTGCACAACAATGCGATCCAGCTCACTTGCTCCTCCAGCTACTTTCAGAGATTGTATGTTACGCATAAAGATGTCGCCTTGCCGCAGGTTTGGCCGCGGCCTCCTCTGCAATCCCTCAACCCTCCACATGCTAGGTACCATTTTTATCACCCAATTTCTTAAATTGGAATTTGTATTTCTAACCCAACATTTTAATTTGCATTTTTCGTTTTTGGGTAATGTTCACTTTCTTTGTCAAACTGTTAATTTAATACGATGCTAACCACTGGTCGACAGTCTGACAACGTAAAATACGATGTGATGCTTGTACAACTCTCAACTGTTGAATAATGTTCACTAGCTATGTCAATTGTGACCAATGTTACCATATAAATTGCTCTTTGACAGTAACATAGTGGTGTTATGCTCGATGCAGAGATAAGCTCGTTTACTTCTCCGGACGAATCCAAAACTCGAATACTCGCCAACAGCTGATCGATTTATGGGGCAACGACACTCGAATGGACATATTTCCCGGCAACCCGTCTTACCCTTATGAAGAAGGGTTCCGGAGGAGCAAGTTTTGCCTCCATGTGAGAGGCTATGAGGTCAACACTGCGAGAGTGAGTGATGCCATACACTACGGCTGCATTCCTGTTATAATTTCCAATCACTATGAGCTTCCGTTCGCTAATGTGCTGGACTGGAGCAAGTTCTCAGTTATTGTCAACAATGGCGAGGTTGCCTtgttgaagaagacattgttgTCGATAACAAGACAATCCTACGTGAGATTGTACCGCAATTTGATCAAGGTTCGTAGGCATTTTGTTTGGCACGAGACTCCCCGAGGTTACGACTCCTTCCACATGACTGCTTACCAGCTGTGGCTCAAAAGGAGCTCCTTCCGTCTGTCGGCCTAATCAAAACTCCGGCTTTGTGGTTGAGGCTGTGAAAATTGTTTCTTTACACTTAAGAAGCCAAAAGTCGCACTTATCCCATGTATGATTTGCGCCATAGTTTGTGAAATAGGATGTTTAAAAAACTAGTCTTGAGTTTTTTTTTGGCGGAGCTATCAAGAAAACGCCTCTGCCCGGCGGGAGTGGGCTATATTTTTGTCTAGGTGTCGGGGAGGCATGCCCGGGCGACAGAGGTGCGCTTGAGGCGTTGTGGAGACGCAATCTGGGCGTTTGGTTTCTTTTCAAAAGTCCAAACCCAAAACGATGTTGTTTAGGTAGggtttttataaaattaaaacagCCTCTCACTTCGCGTTCGCGAAAAGAACAGAGGGAGCGAGAGCAGCAGGCCAACGACAACCCGCAAATCTCAGCAGTCATAGCCGCTTCTGCCAGGCAttggattttaatttgattCGGAATGGTCTTGACTATTATTTGAATTATATGCTTGTTGTTTGCTTAATTGTTTAAATGAAAGTGGATATTTGTTGTACAAGtactatattatatataatacgTAATATAATAATAAGATACCATAAGGCTAGCGCCTCACACCTCGAGACTATTGCTTAGGCGAGGCTATTCATAAAACGTCTTAGCTTCACCGTCGCCTTTTAAAAACATTGGAAACATGATGCACGTCTTAGAAACCGAACGACTCCGGTACAACAATCAcagaaaaagtgaaaacaatGATATGCTCAAGAAAATGTAACCATCCATAGCGAAGATTCAAAGGGTTATTTACTCACAATAGACATCCCAGTAATATACAAGTAGAAACAGACTTCTTACTAATCCAGTTAAACAGCACACTTTTATGGGTTCTTGAAACAAGTAATTTTATTCAATATTTGTAATCATACTACATTTAATGTTCGGCAGGCTGTGCCTGGTATGTACGGCGCCTCAGCTGAGACTCTGGAGTGGGCTGCTGCAGGAAGATCCTCGTTGGATCGTTGGGATCGACATACCTGCAAAGTTAGGAGATCATAGTTAAACCAGTGATCTTTATATTCAGCCACTTGACTAGAAGCATAAAACGGCAAAATATGTTCACTTACGCGTGTCTCATCATCTCATCAACAGGAGTTTCTGCTGCTTGCAAAGGATCCACACGAGGCTGCGACCCAGCGTTGGGGTGTTGATACTGATTATATTGTCTAACTGAGGAGATCAAGTTGAAAAAGAGTGGAACAAAAGTCCCACAACCCCCTTCTTTGAACAAAATCTTGAATGAGTGAGTAGAATAAAGAGCCCCATGCTGACCTTCTGGAACCACCTGAAATTAGTCATAAAGACCGATAAGATCTCCAAAATCAGAAAAAGGGGATATGGGATGGCCAATAATTGAAATCTTCTAACCCATATACTTACAGGCTCCACTTGACCAGCAATGTTGTTGCAGAAGAAAATTGGTTGATTAAACTTTTCACCATGGACATAAAGCTGAAAAATGGATGAATCCAAAGGTCAGCAAGATGCAAATAATAGACACAACAGAAACACAGGAAGAGACATCAACTATGCGCGAAAACTGCATGAAGACAAAAAGCCGATCCTCATGTAAAAAATGCTTTCAAGCCTTACACACATGATAACTCACCTAAGTCCCAAGAAATATACACCAGTGAGCGACTGAAATCCAACTACTGTTGGGTATTAGGTTATTACTGATGTGGGACTAGGATGGTTGACATTGAAAATTAGGGGGGGTGGTAGTGGCGGATCATGTCTGACTGTAGGTTTATAACAAATTTGTGATATAAAAGGTTGATTAAATATGttgtaatttcaaatttatCAGTTCATAGTCTTGGTTAGATAATGGCAATGAGAGATGCAGGAATTTAAAATCAGGATTCTACTGTCCTACCTAAGATCCACTAGAGGGCCCTCGGATCAATCATAAGATCATACCAAGGATTTAGAAACTACGTTAAATACTCCAAAACATAGATTTCGAGAGAAAGAGTGAAAAAAAGATCTaatcaaacttaaaaataaaggGGGAAGATGAGCTCATGATTGACATCAAATCAAGtatttgaaattgggtgaatgaATTAGAAAGAGGCTCACAAATGGCACGGTGAGCTTTTGGGCACACTGAAAAGGGGGAAGGGATTGAGAGTGCTTCTCAGTTAGGGGGTGGGGTTTTCTTTTTCAGCGGGTTTTACCCTTTTGTGGAACGTTTTTAATTCTTCCAACAAAGTCTCAGACTCTCAATGTAGCTCAAAAAGGGGAAACAGACTAAGAACTCGGCAAGCTAAACATGCAAAAAGCAATATATTTGTTTGGTCACTCGTTGTTTTGGACTTGAAATAAACATGAAAAGAGGCTTACACGGttataatcaacaaatataaagtGCTATAGCCGCCGTTTGAGACAGGTAGGCCGTTGAAAGAATTCCTATTCTTATGTACCTGATTATATTTCCGTGTACATTCTATAGTTCCATGTTAGTATTAGTCTGGCAGTTCCAAATCATACTTCTTGCTACGGAatattaacaaataaaaattcaagGCTTCACAAATTTGATACACACTAACAAAGAGAACTTGTGAAAGAAAACCGCAAAAGAACGACGAAAGGAAAGCAATTTAGAAGTAAGAGCAAGTATAACATACCATGGGCATATCAAAAGCAGTAAAGCTCCCACCAGGCTTGTTGGAAACAAAGACCATCCTTATATTTGACAAGTAGATTGTTCCCTTTGCTTTCAGACGACCACCATCAGATCTGCCAGTTGGAAGCCAAATGCTCAATTCAGAAACCAATTCCGAATTATTCAACCACATTTCGAATTAGAACAAAATTTTCACTCAGCAGTTCATACACTGCTGCAATCTTCCTCCAATAACTCCAAGGAATCGAAAAAAATGATTTATATTAGTCATCAATTGATCAAATCAAAATTCCAATCAAAACCCAATCGAACGATGAAGATTGAATGCTTTAATGGGCAGAAAGAATTAACCGATCAATATTAACAGAATCAAATTCAATCAGAATTGAAAGAGAATACGAACCCGGGAATCTTATCGACCTCGAACTCGACGCCGTCTCTAGCCAAAACGAACATCTCGCTCACAAAAGGAACCGGCATGCCGTTCGGGAACAGTTGAGGATTCACAGCCATCTCTGTTTATCTCTCCCTAGATTTCTcagtttctttcttcttctttctctgccTCCTCCGGTGTACCGCCACAGAGGGATGGATCAATTTAACCGCGTCGCTCTGGCTTCCTACGGTGCGGGAATTTACCGAATCGGACACGCTCTCCAGCACTCACCCGCTTTCCGCaactttttttatgttttttggtCAATGGGGAATTTTTATAACAAAGTCTAGATGGACAAATTACAAAGATTCCGCAAGTAAAAGCAACAATAAAACAgtctaaaataataataataataataataatgatttgaaaattttgaattttatcaataaggataaaataaagggaatgtgaatagtaccatgattgactttttaatgtaaaattttgattttttgttaaagtgaacaatacgagagtttttcattaaagttccaaaaaaaaaaaaggatcaatGCAGAGAGTACACCACATATGCACATAATGCATGAGTAAATGTTCATATCtataccaaaaacaaaaaattacataGAGTCCAAAAACTAAGGCCCAAAAGTGACCACacaaaaaaacctaaaaatccTAAACAGATCTTCACCCGCTACGTACGTGGCCAAATTGGTGAAGACACCATCGCAAGATGCACGACTCAAACCCATCGTAGTCACTATGTCGGGGAAAAAGTGCCAAATCTTCAGATCTAATGAAACCACACCAATACCAAACGCCACGTTTCTAGCCCTCAGCCGATACCAAACACACAAAGGGCATCTAAATGCCCAGAACCAAGCTATAACCAAAAAGGTAAGGTGGTGTAAACACCATTCTGAAGAGATACCAGACCTTTGTAGGAATGACAACATATAGTTGTCTTTGACCGGAGAGAAGCATGAAGGAAGCACCAAGCAAGTGGTGAGGTGAGGTCCACcaaatttggaatttgattcGAAGTTTTGGAAGATCTTGAGCTTAGGGCCCCAAATCATAGCCCAAAGGCTCCCAATCAGATTTACCATGAGACATGGGCAAACAACCCGGAGATGGTACTCCATCCACACCAACCTTTACTTTTACATTTTCGGGAATTTTAGCACACGTCCTTGAATTATAGATCTTATTGATTTTGATCCCTCTCAATTTTTACCCTCTCAATTTCAATGttaaaatttaacaaaagtGCGCGAGAGGTAAAGATGATTGTATGATTAACAAAAGAGTATTGTTATTCGCACACTCACTTTACTTTTCATACattctttcaaatttcaatcGTCGGACGAattaattgaagaagatcaaagctAAAATTTAACAAGAGTGCATGAGAGATAAAATATGAGTGTATGAATATCACTATCCTTAACAAAACTGTCTACATACTCATTAGCACGAGTTAAAAGTTAAGACCGATCAAGAGAATCATATCGGAAAACAATTATCCTTTTCTATGATTACATGGCCAACTACACAATGAACTGTCACTTATTATAAATAAcgaaaaatatcactaaattataatattaaatGACAAATGCAAGCGGGTGGGCCTTGAAATATTTAAAATCtgtatttttcaaatttccaattttgctccaaaaccAATTTACCTCCAACATTAATCCCAATAAAGTTGTTGCCCTTTTTCAGGAAGAAATCGGAAAAAGCAGAGCGATATGAGGTCATTGGGATATAGTGATTTTCTTCAAAGGATCTTTCGCAGAATTCCTTGATTATATATAAGtgcctctatatatatatatatatatatatatatattatatgtagcTTTTCCCTTGCGACTCGGCATACGATCGTATCAGAGCCTGAAACACAGAAACAAAGCAAAGGAGGTTTTTCACCTTCACTAGGGCCACAAGTTTAAAAGGTAaattccatcttcttcttcttcttctatttttatttactttttctttttttgaataATTTATTCGTTATAAATTAACCATCAAATAGTTGAACATTTCGATTGAATGCTGGTATTTGTTCATATTCCATAGGACATGTTGAAAATTTGTAGAAATCAGAGGTAGTTTTCGATTGGATTGGGCCTTCGAACTTGGGTGCAAGAGGATTATAATAAATCCATCTAATCTATTGGACGGAGATTCGAACTTAGGTGCTAGAGGGTGGAAGAGGGTTGAGTACACTGTTGTAGCTAACTAGACTAAATTCACGTCTACTCTTACTTATGTATAGATAATTCACTTCTAATTACACTTGTAGTGTCTCCCAATTTGCATCTCTATCACCTCACAAAAAGGTCTCGATGTAATTTGAAGTAGAACTAATCCTACGGTGCATAGACACGGTAGTATCCCCTCATATCCTCCGTGGTCTCGTGTTGTATCCCCGTGTCTTATTGTATTCCCTTGTGGTCATACAGCAATTCTTCTTGTTAATTTGACGTCATGTTGCGTCGTATCTCTGTGTCTGTATCCACACATTGTAGAACTCTTCTAATTATGTTGTATTCTTCGACAAAGTTAACTAGTTTAATGTGTTAATTATTGTGTGGTTGATATCTGTTTTCATTACAGTTTGGAGGATATTGGGTTATCTCCATTTACAACAATGGAAGGCAGAAGACCAGTTATTAATTGGGGCGACGGATGGAACTACATCCAGGAGAGGATTACGAAACTAATTAGGGTAATTACAGAAGGGTTACCGGAGAATCATATCGATGCAGAAGAATGCATGGCTGCTTATACCATGATCTTTAACATGTGTATTCAGAAACCTCCTTATGACTATTCTCCTAATCTTTACGAAAAATATCGGGAGACATTCGAGGAATACCTTACTTCAATGGTGCTGCCAGTTCTAAGAGAGAGGCCAGATGAGTTTTTACTGCATGATTTTGTCAAACGTTGGGAAAACCACAAAGTCATCGTTAGGTGGCTGTCACGCTTGTTTATCTATCTTGATCGTTACTACATTGAGCGGAGATCACTTCCTGGGCTGAAAGAAGTTGCACTTACCTGTTTCCGCGACTTGGTTTACCTCCAGGTGAATGCGCGTGTGACAGCAGCTGTAATAGGTTTTATTCATAGAGAACGCGAGGGAGCGCAAATTGACAGAGCGCTGCTGAAGAATGTGATGGATACATTGGTTGAAATCAAGGTGGAAGGAGTGAAGACTGCTTATGAAGTGAACTTTGAAGCACACATGCTGAGAGAAACCGGTGTATACTATTCGCATAAAGCATCGAGTTGGATCATGGAGGATTCTTATAGCGATTACATGTTGAAGGCGGAGGAATGCGTGagaagggagagggagagggtttCGCATTAC
Proteins encoded in this window:
- the LOC126595678 gene encoding uncharacterized protein LOC126595678 — translated: MASCWVRSPQPHPNLHPHQSFSKRLLIQQQSRVLSLPNSQRRRRSRICCNYDDETTRRQSQPPSPQGPQPTGIQLYSEIERLLTETVRQSQGRWDGTGDWNQVEGAWVLKPRNSEPKAVVHFIGGVFVGAAPQLTYRLFLERLSEKGILVIATPYASGFDHFFIADETQFKFDRCYRFLKETVQDLPTFGIGHSLGSVIHLLIGSRYAVQRNGNVLMAFNNKEASSAIPLFSPVLVPVAQGLGPILSQIASSPTVRLGAEMTLKQFENLSPPIMKQVLPLVEQLPPLYMDLVKGREDFAPKPEETRQLVKSYYGISRNLLVKFKDDMIDETSTLAELLSSDSAISSMLDMSIRLLPGDHGLPLQQTLPDVPPAMADAVNRGSEMLANLTVGTPWETVAKEVGSTWGVDSKVLRAEASKDVGLLVDVVAAWITSNTGPKLLKP
- the LOC126595679 gene encoding probable glycosyltransferase At5g03795, with amino-acid sequence MRTLYLSLKKMPKFKRRLLLAALLALAVSSASWFSIFLLQLSEQKSHNLGLSAPLPPDSGPYHDWRLFAADFREMLQTFQIYVYPTNSNKSDPPSSSASFASFAAVFLPHPNPFNPKLGNYFSEHMFKISLLSSSLVTTDPQKAHLFFLPFSVNLLRNDPRVHSESSVAEFVAKYTAAVGRDFKFWNASSGSDHFYACCHSVCREAAAKHAGLHNNAIQLTCSSSYFQRLYVTHKDVALPQVWPRPPLQSLNPPHARDKLVYFSGRIQNSNTRQQLIDLWGNDTRMDIFPGNPSYPYEEGFRRSKFCLHVRGYEVNTARVSDAIHYGCIPVIISNHYELPFANVLDWSKFSVIVNNGEVALLKKTLLSITRQSYVRLYRNLIKVRRHFVWHETPRGYDSFHMTAYQLWLKRSSFRLSA
- the LOC126595685 gene encoding uncharacterized protein LOC126595685, which codes for MAVNPQLFPNGMPVPFVSEMFVLARDGVEFEVDKIPGSDGGRLKAKGTIYLSNIRMVFVSNKPGGSFTAFDMPMLYVHGEKFNQPIFFCNNIAGQVEPVVPEGQHGALYSTHSFKILFKEGGCGTFVPLFFNLISSVRQYNQYQHPNAGSQPRVDPLQAAETPVDEMMRHAYVDPNDPTRIFLQQPTPESQLRRRTYQAQPAEH
- the LOC126595681 gene encoding cullin-1-like — translated: MEGRRPVINWGDGWNYIQERITKLIRVITEGLPENHIDAEECMAAYTMIFNMCIQKPPYDYSPNLYEKYRETFEEYLTSMVLPVLRERPDEFLLHDFVKRWENHKVIVRWLSRLFIYLDRYYIERRSLPGLKEVALTCFRDLVYLQVNARVTAAVIGFIHREREGAQIDRALLKNVMDTLVEIKVEGVKTAYEVNFEAHMLRETGVYYSHKASSWIMEDSYSDYMLKAEECVRRERERVSHYLHPSSENKVVEIVKHCLLVVYATQLIEKKLFSESVSSASLAADYVEELSRKFIASVTLAQ